A single Camarhynchus parvulus chromosome 5, STF_HiC, whole genome shotgun sequence DNA region contains:
- the GPR68 gene encoding ovarian cancer G-protein coupled receptor 1, with protein sequence MVNFTENVTEKCNINHEIHETLSPVVYIFVFILGLPANCLSLYYGYLQIKAKNELGIYLCNLTIADLLYIFSLPFWLQYALQHDNWTYDELLCKVCGIILYENIYISVGFLCCISIDRYLAVVHPFRFQRFRTMRAAAIVSCIIWAKEIITCCFVFTHGEISMDAESHLVCFEHYPIKKWEHNVNYYRFSAGFLFPFFLLAFSYCGILRVVHKSPGTQKKKKIQIKRLVSSTVFIFLVCFGPYHILLVVRSLLENNCSFAEKIFNVYHISLLLTTFNCVADPVLYCFSSESTYQNFVKMRDSCLTCLGHLSTETKESYPLNTTETPNRKQPEQQPELLQIPLDGAGMKDCFTTNADSL encoded by the coding sequence ATGGTGAATTTCACAGAGAATGTGACTGAGAAGTGCAATATTAATCATGAAATCCACGAGACATTATCCCCTGTGGTGTACATATTTGTGTTCATATTAGGCTTGCCAGCTAACTGCCTGTCCCTATACTATGGCTATTTACAGATCAAGGCTAAAAATGAGTTAGGTATCTACCTTTGCAATTTGACTATAGCAGACTTGCTGTAcatattttctttgcctttttggCTTCAGTATGCTTTACAGCATGACAACTGGACCTATGATGAGCTGCTGTGCAAGGTGTGTGGCATCATCCTGTATGAGAACATCTATATCAGCGTGGGCTTCCTGTGCTGCATCTCCATTGACCGCTACCTGGCCGTGGTGCACCCCTTCCGCTTCCAGCGCTTTCGCACCATGAGGGCTGCTGCCATTGTGAGCTGCATCATCTGGGCCAAAGAAATCATCACATGCTGCTTTGTCTTCACACACGGGGAGATCAGCATGGATGCTGAGAGCCACTTGGTGTGCTTTGAGCATTATCCCATCAAGAAATGGGAGCACAATGTCAATTACTACCGCTTCTCTGCTggcttccttttccccttctttctgcTGGCCTTCTCCTACTGTGGGATTTTACGAGTTGTCCACAAGAGTCCTGGCAcccaaaagaagaagaaaatccaaattaaaagaCTGGTATCAAGcactgttttcatatttttagtCTGCTTTGGACCATACCACATCCTACTTGTAGTTCGTAGCTTGTTGGAGAACAACTGCTCATTtgctgagaaaatatttaatgtttacCATATTTCTCTCCTGTTAACCACTTTTAACTGTGTTGCTGACCCAGTATTGTACTGTTTTTCCAGTGAAAGCACTTACCAGAACTTTGTCAAGATGAGAGACTCTTGTCTAACATGTTTAGGCCATCTGAGTACTGAGACAAAGGAATCCTATCCACTAAACACTACTGAAACTCCCAACAGAAAACAGCCTGAACAACAGCCAGAGTTATTACAAATACCACTTGATGGTGCTGGAATGAAGGACTGCTTCACAACTAATGCAGACAGCCTATAG